TAAATCATGGTAAATTTATCATCATTAcctattttttgtcaacaaaacTTGTATTTTCATGATATCCTTTTAAATTCACAATCATCTAACTTGTATTCTGTCAGTCAGACTTTTCTTTTACCATCGATTAACCACgcaaatttaattttgttgttcatATTTACTCAACTTAATTTTTTTGCGTCCATTTGATACTATTACAAATAcatggaataataaaacacataaaacatggCAATAGTTATCGagcaaagaaaaatataaagacaaaatgAGCGGTAGTATCGATACAGAATAATACGAAGGAAAGACCGAGACTCCGTTGTTACATGTTGAAGTCTGAATTCAGTCCTATagaaataattaactttaattCTAGCTagcatatttaattttaacgtGTTGTAATTCTGTGCCATGTCagcaaatacaatataattgttACAAGGTTCAAAACAGCCCAATGCACTTCAAAGTAGTAAAGAGTCCATTGGTTTTGTACTTTCACATTCTTAACATTTATCTTCCAGTACTTTCAAATTGTTTCCTGTTAATCTGGGCTGTCACCTGTGGTGACATCAATGATATTGATACAACATAACTCTGTATAATTTGTAAGAAACTCATTTGATAAGGATAAAAAACTGCCATTCTGTACTTTAGGATTGCCAGCTTTTCTGAAATTATCcatcatttaagaaataaataggTCGATCATTATTTGCTTCAATCTATTCATGGTTTAGACCTATATTTAGgagttgaaataaataagaaaaaaatatataatctcTATATGGAAATACTGTAGTtactatttataatataaagataaaaaaaaaaaaaaagttctatTGCAAACAACTGAATTTTTAATCTTCATTTTAGAACTCAATAGCTGAGCCACATAGatgtttttcatgtatttttttcactgCAATTATTAGCACCTAATTTCATCCAAAAAGCtgtgcattttttatttattcaaacttataaATGGGTAAAATGCCATTCTACACTTTGACTGACATAATGGATTAGGCATTTGTGtgatataaaatagtttttccTTAATGACATATATTGCAACTGATCTCAACCAGCAGGGCTATCACAGTAACTCATAAGGACACAAGCTTATATATAGCATCCTATACATTATCATCAAGACTTCCATGTTGAGCTTACCTGAAAGGTGTTTGACTTGTCCAAGTGTCCAGATAGGAGTCTGTTGATGATGCCGTCCATCATCTCGTTGCCCTGGTAGTTGCGCAGCTTGTACTGCATTTCATCAAGACGATGCTTCAGGAAGGTGAACGTCGAATAGAAAGACTCATGGATTTTGACAGTGAGCAGGGGAACTGTGATTCTAGCTTCATCCTCACGACTCAACTGCGTGCAGTAACGATTCTGGATTATCGGGGCCACCACTGCAGTATGGTGGTGGTCCGACTGTGGCTGCTTATCCCGACTGGGTCGCATATCGGGGCTGCTACCTCTGCGGTAGTCAGAGGCCAGCGGTGATTGATGATACATGTTTGGTGAGACAGGCCTTGGGCCATGACTGTTTATGAGATGGGATGAAGTGTCGATGTGCAATGGCTGTGAGTAGCGTGTGTCCGCCAGCTGACTGGATGTCGGAGCTGGCACGTGGGCAGGATACGGCGTGGCTGAAGGAGACTGTTCTGCAGAAGATGGTCTCCTGTCCGGGGTAAAGCTtcgtaatgatgatgatgagctGTCCGTGCTCAGCCGGGAATGTTTGTACACCACCTCTTTTTCGGACCCTTGCATGGGGACATAAGGACGTTTTTTTATTGGACTTCGGCTGTGCTTCATGGATTCTTCTTCTTTGATGACTTTTCTCAGATCTAGACTAGTTTGTTGAATGATCACAGACTTGGATGTGCTATTGCTGACAGACTCGGAGCCTGGTTCCCTGTCCTCCCCGTCTCCAGGCTCCCCTTCTTCTCGTTTCAACTCGTAATGTCGGTTGGTAACTGGTGTAGTGGTCGTCAGGTCCAGACTGGCACTGTTAACAGCCAGGTGGTGCTGGACCATCGCTGCTGCCAGCTGCTGCTGAATAGCGTACTGCTGAGCTACGAGACTTTGTGACTTCAGAACACTTGGGCTATTTCGTGATGTAACAGTGAGAGAGGGATCAAACATGGGCAAGTAAGGAGACCGCCGGTCCTCTATGTGGCCATCTTCTGTCTTGATGGCCAGTGGTGAGTGTGGTAAATGGAATGGCAATTGAGACTGCATATTTAATATAGACCCCATCATCTGGGCTCGCGTGGAAGCAGTAGTTATCAGATTCAGTGGCAGGGATGTTTGTACGCCATTAAAATGGTCTTGCGTGTTTGACAGATTTGACTCGTCTGAGAGATCAAGGGGCTGGTCAGAATCGACACGATTCATTCCGGAATGAGCCAGAGGGGGGCCATCAAGTAGTGGGCTGCTATGACGGGGTGGGGTTGCCCCATGGGCTCGCTGGCGGGGGTAGTTGGGCCCACACTCTGCGCGCTGTTTCAACAACATTTGCAGGGCCGCAACAGACAGATGGTTGATCTCTTGCCGGTTCAGGTTGACTTCATTCTGGTCCAGACTGTCAATGAGTGTGCGCGACTCGCTGTCCGAGTTGAGGCTGAGAAGACCATGGAGAGCCTGCTCCGTCTGCTTGTCCTCAATACTCCGGATTAGGTCCCGCATCTTCCGTGATCTGCGACCAAGCTTTGCAGCTGAAACAGTAATGAGACAGATGCATGTAGATTCAAGcttttttttcgtaaatttaagtcaaggcctccagcccatatGCACATTATGCATATAATACAATTATGTATtatacagtaaaataaatttgctAACCAAAAGAGCAATATTGACTTAATTAAAGCTGACCTCCagacatattttcataaaactgtCATTTGATCAAGCTTTGCAGCTGAAACAGTAATGAGACAGATGCATGTAGATTCAAGctttttttttcgtaaatttaagtcaaggcctccagcccatatGCACATTATGCATATAATACAATTATGTATtatacagtaaaataaatttgctACCCAAAAGGGCAATATTGACTTAATTAAAGCTGACCTCCagacatattttcataaatctgtcatttgaaacatacagctcaaatatatcatcatattaaaatgtcagtatttctcATCTAAATAAAgaattatcagaaaaaaaaaacatcaggagaattaaaacataaaatggaTAGATTCCTACaattaagaaaaaacatttgtatggtAAAGAATGGCAGAAACTTTAGTCAAACTTGTAAAAGCTTAAAAAAAGACTATTCCAAGGTGAGAAGTAATAATTAGTTTTACCATGCAACAGTTTCAGGTAAAATTTTCTTAAAttcttaaatgcatttaaaatattttctctgCTCTGAATTCATAGGTCCCTTTCGACCCCTCAACATGCCTGCCCTTCAAAATCATCATCCAAAAATACATGCAAGACTTAGGCTGATTTAcctcaaataaatttaaattcaattatattttgtccaataggtaaatattgattttaatcaggtgaatcattcaatttaaacaaaagctaGGTCTgtagacaaaatattatctcAAACACCAAGTTGGTCATAGGGGTATCAGTAGATAAAAGTTAGAAATTAGGCCCTGTTGTTGAAAGACAATATAAATTGGGTCATTTGACAAGACAAAGTGACCACACCCCTTGCGATTGATTTCTTGGTGAATGAGTTCCCAGATTGTCCCTTCTCTATATAAGGTTCTATTGGTGCCACAACCAATAGGCTGATTTATGCAATAACTGTCCCTTTTTGGGTGACCAAGTATATGGGGTGCTCAAACTCAAATGTCTCAGATGTTTCAAGTTAAAGAACAGTAGACCAGTGGAATAAATCATCActtaaaaatgtcagaaaacaaAACTTCAGTATATGCAAATGCTGGATAGACACACCATCATGTTTAAGTTTTGAagtctttaaaacatcaattttctgcTAATtcgtatataattattattggaGAATGTTAAAACCCAAAATGGACTAAATGCGCATTGGATAAATTGTTTCCGCATCAAGGTATGGCTTAGTTATGTCTCCTAATGAATCTAGAAAACACCTCCTTATGTACCCAAATGGTCATACCACCCCGAAATGAAGGC
Above is a genomic segment from Mya arenaria isolate MELC-2E11 chromosome 2, ASM2691426v1 containing:
- the LOC128218187 gene encoding uncharacterized protein LOC128218187 isoform X3, coding for MVGKQLPLGVRKPDTVTNRQVAEITATRQDSDVSIREEHSHQQDMVIKWHGETLNGLNVSKVRDNIGAKNDKSEIETSEHTCDEDTALQVGLSNMEERKLEIDESNRPSVIEDEDQYQLPDTQNPELQPRGGSPQFHSSRPRVLPGAHPAHSVHSTVGISRPGIGMGHGLPVPIHLEIERRHEALVGEPQLHMQEMSSTVSSPGSGSKTSPLNNNLKCLVCGDKSSGIHYGVLACEGCKGFFRRALQDVGDPARKKCFYNKNCEITILTRNRCQYCRLQKCLALGMSRSAAKLGRRSRKMRDLIRSIEDKQTEQALHGLLSLNSDSESRTLIDSLDQNEVNLNRQEINHLSVAALQMLLKQRAECGPNYPRQRAHGATPPRHSSPLLDGPPLAHSGMNRVDSDQPLDLSDESNLSNTQDHFNGVQTSLPLNLITTASTRAQMMGSILNMQSQLPFHLPHSPLAIKTEDGHIEDRRSPYLPMFDPSLTVTSRNSPSVLKSQSLVAQQYAIQQQLAAAMVQHHLAVNSASLDLTTTTPVTNRHYELKREEGEPGDGEDREPGSESVSNSTSKSVIIQQTSLDLRKVIKEEESMKHSRSPIKKRPYVPMQGSEKEVVYKHSRLSTDSSSSSLRSFTPDRRPSSAEQSPSATPYPAHVPAPTSSQLADTRYSQPLHIDTSSHLINSHGPRPVSPNMYHQSPLASDYRRGSSPDMRPSRDKQPQSDHHHTAVVAPIIQNRYCTQLSREDEARITVPLLTVKIHESFYSTFTFLKHRLDEMQYKLRNYQGNEMMDGIINRLLSGHLDKSNTFQGLDGRPLKSGEVCWNAFQRLLNQSIQDVINFAKRIPGFTNLDQEDQISLIKGGCFEVACVVHAQFIDAESNTIYLDGHSALVRRDEMKCGFPLGEHFVELMFNLCIRFNTFRLGDAEKALFSALVLISPDRQGLKNREKVSRLQELLIQALQTQVAAAHPDEGGLFPRLLMSISSLRELGVEHRRMLGSLKGQISFAHDLYAETFDLLN